GAGTACGTCGCAGCTAAAACCATCGGGAGCCGCAAGGCAGGTGTCTAGGCTGTGGCGCATGACTGGGGTGAAGTCGTAACAAGGTAACTGTACCGGAAGGTGCGGTTGGATCACCTCCTTTCTACAGTTGCTCTCAGGCCTCTTCCGCGTCGTGTTCTCGTCTCCCAGCCCTTTGGCAGCACCCTTCAACACGAGAAACTTCTGCTCACGCAGATGTTTTGCTTCCGCCCCGCTCCGGGGTTTTTGTCGTCTAACACGAGAACAGGCCGCGACCACAGCGGCCCCAACGTCATGAGGGGTGGGCTTTCCACCCGAGCCACCCACCGCGCCCTCGTTCCCTGGCCTGCCCGAGAGAGTGGGCGAGCCGTGCGGAACGCTGCCCCCGGAGACCACCATGCCGAGCAAATCAACCACCACCAAACCCACCTCCCGCCGGACGAAAGCGCCGGAGGGTGGCACCACCGCCGTGCTGGAGCGGGCCGTTCCCGACGAGGTGCGCCTGCCCGAAGACATCGACGAACTGGACGCCCTGCTCTCCCCCGAGGGCGAGGACGCGCTGGAGCCGGAGGCGGAGGACGAGGACGAAACCGAGACCACCACGGCGAGGAGCGCCGAGGGCGAGGAGGAGTTCACCCTCGACGCGAGCGCGGAGGCCTACCGGGGCGACGCCCTGCGCCAGTACCTGCACGAGATCGGGCGGGTGCCGCTGCTGAGCGTGGCCGAGGAGATCGACCTCGCGCGGCGCTACGAGGAGGGTGAGGAGGCGCGGCGTCAGTTGGAGACCGAGGCCGAGCTGAACGATGTGCAGCGCCGCCGCCTGCAACGCCGGGTGGAGGACGGCTCGGCGGCCAAGCAGGCCCTCATCGAGGCCAACCTGCGCCTCGTCGTGAGCATCGCCAAGAAGTACGCCAACCGGGGCCTGGGCCTGCTCGACCTCGTGCAGGAGGGCAACACGGGCCTGATCCGCGCGGTGGAGAAGTTCGAGTACCGCCGGGGCTACAAGTTCTCCACGTATGCGACGTGGTGGATTCGGCAGGCCGTGACCCGCGCCATCGCCGACAAGGCCCGGACCATCCGCGTGCCCGTGCATATGGTCGAGACGATCAACAAACTCAGCCGTATGTCGCAGCAACTGGAGATGGAGCTGTCGCGCGAGCCGAGCGACGAGGAGATCGCCGAGGCGATGGGGCCGGGCTGGGACGCCGCGAAGGTGGAGGAGACCCAGAAGGTCCGCTGGGAGCCGATCTCGCTGGAGGCCCCCATCGGCGACGAGGGCGACTCCTTCTACGGCGACTTCATCTCCGACGAGCGCTTCGGCTCGCCCGCCGAGCACGCCAACCAGAGCCTGATGGGCGAGGCCCTGGAGCGGGCGCTCTCGACCCTGAACGAGCGCGAGGGCCTGGTCCTGCGGCTGCGTCACGGCTTCGTCGATGGCCGCGAGCACACGCTGGAGGAGGTCGGCCAGTTCCTGAACGTGACCCGCGAGCGCGTGCGCCAGATCGAGAGCAAGGCCTTGCGGAAGCTCAAGTACCTGGAGAGCCGGGGCAGCAGCCTGCGGGATTTCCTGGAGTAAGCGAACCCAATACGGCACCGCCTTCCCCGTGTGGGAGGGCGGTTTTCTTTTGGACAGAGGAGCCGTCGGCGAGGGCGAAGAGCAGTCCATCCATTCGGGCGGGGCGGGTCACACGTAGGCGATGAGACGCCCCAACACGAGCACCGCCGCCCACAGGGTCAGGGAGAGGAGGCCCGCCAGCCGGGCGGCAGGGGGCGGCATGACCCCCAATCCCCAGGCCGTCACGCTCCGGGCGACGCGCGCGTGGAAGAAGGCCGCGTTCACCCCGGCCAGGGCGATCAGGGCGAGCTTGGCGAGGAACACGGGCTTGAGGCCCGTCTCGGTCGCGTCGGTGGCGAGGAGCAGCACCCCGCTCACGGCGGCGAGCGCGAAGCCGAGCCACACCAGCGGCAGCGCGTGCCGGGCCACCAGCCCCACGGGCAGCCGCCGCGA
The sequence above is a segment of the Deinococcus sp. YIM 134068 genome. Coding sequences within it:
- the rpoD gene encoding RNA polymerase sigma factor RpoD: MPSKSTTTKPTSRRTKAPEGGTTAVLERAVPDEVRLPEDIDELDALLSPEGEDALEPEAEDEDETETTTARSAEGEEEFTLDASAEAYRGDALRQYLHEIGRVPLLSVAEEIDLARRYEEGEEARRQLETEAELNDVQRRRLQRRVEDGSAAKQALIEANLRLVVSIAKKYANRGLGLLDLVQEGNTGLIRAVEKFEYRRGYKFSTYATWWIRQAVTRAIADKARTIRVPVHMVETINKLSRMSQQLEMELSREPSDEEIAEAMGPGWDAAKVEETQKVRWEPISLEAPIGDEGDSFYGDFISDERFGSPAEHANQSLMGEALERALSTLNEREGLVLRLRHGFVDGREHTLEEVGQFLNVTRERVRQIESKALRKLKYLESRGSSLRDFLE